A region of the Cannabis sativa cultivar Pink pepper isolate KNU-18-1 chromosome 3, ASM2916894v1, whole genome shotgun sequence genome:
TCTATGAAGTTGGAGATCAACAAAAATTTCTCCACAGGAATCCTTACAATCAACAGTATAGAATGCTACGCGTTTTGATAGTTTTCGGCACTTGTCATTGATCAATTTCTGCCAAAGGGCAAAACCAAAATATAGGCAGAAAAGTATCATAACCTTTAGACAAGAGAATTACCAAAacactgtaaaaaaaaattgaaggatAGGATATTACTTTCGTTGAAAGCGAGCTACAGCAGACGACCACAACATCGAACTTACTATAGAAATCCACATCGAAGCTCGACAAGTCACCTGTAAGATCAAAATTCAAAATCTACTTCACTTAGTTTTCATTCACTTGAACAAGAAAATGTActtacaaacaaacaaacaaaattaGTTACTCAATAACAATGTTCAACTAAAAAGCTTGGCCACTATAGGTATGAACCTTTTTCAGCAGAAACCCGGACCATTGGATTAAAATCTTTCAAAGAATCACAACAAAGCTCGGCTAAAGTTTTTCCACTAGACACATCATCAGGAGTAATCAAAAAGTTGGCATGAAGAGCCTCTTCAGTTACAACCCGATCATCCACCAAGGTCAAGCTACCAACACCCGCCAGTACAATATTCTTGCAAAACTATttacatataatttaattaaaattaacccCAAAATAAGTTCAAATGTAAGAAACCAttatacaataaaattaaattaatcgaAATTTAGCTTAAAATGAAATCAATATGTTTTTTTTACCTCAGCAACAACTCCTTTAATCCCAGAAACCAAAATATGAGCTTTACTCaatctaacaaaaaaaaaatcgaaaaccCATTTCAAATATCAGATAATTCAAAAGCCCAAGTGTGAAATGTAGGGTTTACGCACCTTCTCTGAGCATCAGCGCCCCAAACCCTAATTTGGCGATCATACAGGGCAGTCTCTTGCTCCGTCAACTCCTCGCCGTCCATTTCCAACGTCAACCTACTTCCAATAAGTCGCAATTTTTAGCTTCTTCtcagtgaaaaaaaaataataaaaataatatagaaatCAACTGTGATTATACGCGTAAGAAAAACCTACAAAAACTGTGAAATTAAAGCTCGAAGGAAGAATAGGAGAAGAGGAAACCCTAACAGAAATTGGGGCAAAACGCAAGAAGTTTTTACTCTCTTCACTGGGCCAGAAGAAGAAGCAGCTGAAGAAAAAGTGGTAATGAATTGTAAATTCACAAAGTTGTGGGTTCAACGAATAAATATTGGAccttttcataatttaaataaagTCCAGGGACTTagagaaattattttaattttatattttatccctactttaatatttttaatttttttacccCACTggttgatttttaaatttttttgttaaattaattttacCTTTTCCTTTTACCACTTTTTCACTAGAAAAAAATCTTTACATTAAACAGAAAAAAGAATGAATGTAGAAAATTTTTGTCTTCTTGTTCATTCATTTTTTTGTGTTTATTGTGGCTTGTTTAGTATATATCCTATATGGTACTTCGTTTTTTATTTATCTTAAGAATAATTTGATAGTGAGAGCGATATTTTATCTGCTTCGCATATATCAAAGATAAGTTTggttttgtaaaataatattttaaaatatgtttcAATATATAGatgaaatttttcattttaatttaatattaagttgtgtattaattaaatttcatatatttacatttttattgaaCTCATTtgataataaacaataaaagtGTGTTTTTTAATGAGTTAGGGGTGAAAGGATATTACAGTTTTATTGTCTAATTTTTAAGAGCAAATTTTTGCATCTCATGATTTGACACAGTATGTCCTTCGATTAAACGATAAGTTATCCTAGTTTGAGAAAGTGGGGCCGCCAATTATAAATTACTACATCTACATTATTATTTGGGGCAATTAGTTTCTCTATTACCATACAAGCACATTGTATTGACTTAGAAGTTGACTAAGAAAGATAAATAACTCCCATTGTGAGTAAAAGTTAAGAAATTcatctttataaaaaaaaaatattattcataATCATTGTGCTTAATCAAAGATATATTTAGgatcaaaacaaaaaagaagtaactaataaaaattacaagttACTATTTAATAACTTTACTTGCTTTGAAAACTTTGGATTCAAGAGTAACTCATTCCTTGAAATTATATGTTTTAGATCATCTTTCTCAATGTATAGTAATGCTTTAAGCCCTTCTCCTGCAATAACTTTTACAAGTCACcaaatcaaaaaagaaaaataaatgaataattacaacaaaaaattacatgaaatgaCAATTACTGTAGAAATTAGAAACTAAAAATATAGACCTGAATTATCTCTGACTTTTTGATTCTCTTGCTTTGGATTCCTTAGCATTGTTGAGTAAACCTAATTGAAATTGAAGCATGaaatttttataagaaaatctTGGAACTTGATCTATGATTTTGGCAGTCTCAATTGTCCCTATTCACAATTTAAATAGATATATTCTTCACCTTGggcttatataaatatatatgtatgcattGAATTAATGAGTTTCTCCATGAATTGGAATAGCCAAACTTGGAATTTGAAGATTCAATTTAATTTCACTTATTATTAacataacattattattattattattgacaaATTCTAAGAGTCATTTTATAATATCATCTAAAGATTGACggttcctatttttttttttttttgttggtaaTCGAGAAAAAGTATATAATACAGAGAtgatttattgttgattttttttttctttttttgataaAGAATTTATTGTTGAATTATTaagtgtttaaaaaaaatttgttataGTGGAATGGGTAAAGGGAATTAGGGAAGAACAACCTATCGCCGACATCTACTACGTTACAGAGTTGAATGGTTAAGAAATTGACAGGTGGCAAAAGATTAAAAGTCCCttgttataaataaataaataattattaatgaaGACCGACTTTTGGTTAGTTTCAGATTTTAATGTCTCTCACCCAAGCAACAAACTAACTTTACTTCATTATTACTGAAATACCCTTGGTAGACTGTATTATTCATGAATCATAACTATGAAGAAaataagttaataaaaaaaaatggaagaaaatgaaaaatttgACAATGCATGCTTAGGCTATGTTTGGTGGGAGGGAGGGAGGGAGAGTAGGATGGATGGAGAGGTTAAAGAGGATGGAGAGTAAGAGGGATAGAGAGGATTGTTAATCTTCCTTGTATTGTTTGGTATTAAGTGAGAGTGTGAGGTGGGAATGATggagaaaaaaattgattattaaaattacaaaattgtcattttaaaaatataattttattatttttttaaggatagttgttgtattttggaaaatgtatttttgtctTTTCCTACAATCCTTTCAAATTTGGAGGGATTAAATTTTGAAGGTTTAAAGGGAGAATGCCTCCCTCCATCTTAGGGTCGGCAAAATGGATCAGACATGATGACACGACTCGAAACTCGCACGAGAGTTAGCGGGTTTGGGTTTGCTTTAAATGGGTTCGGGTCGTGTTCGGGTTGACTCGTCTAACCCGTTTAATAAACGGGTCGTGTTCGGGTTGACACGTCTAACACGAAATTGACCCATTAATGAcctatttaaagttattttagtaCTTTAACGTGTTATAAATGGGTTACAAACGTGTTGAATACTTCATAAACGTCTTATTGATTGACATGTTTAAACAAATTATACTTATAAACGGGTTACACGGGTCGTGTCGTGTCAACCCGTTTATAAACGGGTCGTGTTCGGGTCGAGCATGTACCTGTTATATATGGGTCTCGACACGACACGAACACGACCCGCGAACACTAATTGCCACCCCTACTCCATCTCTCCTCTCCCTCCTTCTCTCCCTCTTGTCAAACAAGTGATTTAGTCTATCCTTCCATCACTCTCCCTCCACCCCTCTCCATCCACCCATTTCTCCCTCCTACCAAACATAgtgttaaaataaatatatgttctaattatatatattttttataaaaaattattaaataaaatatgttattttatttttttatcattaattttactttttaaataacaaaattaaaactcATCTCTTTCCCTCTCATTCTCTTCACTCTCTTTTTATCTCTTCAAACTCGTACACACACTTTTGTCGGATTCTTCATTTGTCGGAGCACCATTAATAACCAAGTGTATAGAGCAACCCAAACTCCCTACCAACATAATTCTTGAAAAAATAATgggtatataatttatttaataattattgttaGATTGAGttatttttagttgtattatgtaatatatttaataattaacaaatGGTCCAACCCAGACATTCCTATTTTCCTTTGCAACTTTAAGGAAAATCTGACCACtgctaattttgaattattcgTGATGATCTCTTGGCATTTGTTATATAGTaggtgttgcccctgattttctccaatatacgtggaccaaccggacagggacacgtggatcaaaacaCCTTAATACTtgaattatttgctaagtctttatgaaataaggcagcatccgggacaGGCCTCCCGGAGAAAGCATACGGAGCCCCCTATGCTC
Encoded here:
- the LOC115711314 gene encoding SUMO-activating enzyme subunit 1B-1, with the translated sequence MDGEELTEQETALYDRQIRVWGADAQRRLSKAHILVSGIKGVVAEFCKNIVLAGVGSLTLVDDRVVTEEALHANFLITPDDVSSGKTLAELCCDSLKDFNPMVRVSAEKGDLSSFDVDFYSKFDVVVVCCSSLSTKKLINDKCRKLSKRVAFYTVDCKDSCGEIFVDLQLHRYSKKKLEETVDCELKYPSFKEAISVPWKTLPRRASKVFFAMRVLERFEEAEGRKCGEISIGDLPGVKKLKKELCESQSLNESHIPDSLLERLVANGREFPPVSAIVGGILGQEVIKAISGKGDPMKNFFFFDAMDGKGVIEDISNPA